The Candidatus Brocadiaceae bacterium genome includes a window with the following:
- a CDS encoding FxsA family protein — MLWRLMLVMTLVPLTELLLLLRLADLLGFVPTVVLVVGTGVAGAALARAQGLRAVEGIRRKLEQGEMPADDLVHGLLVLVAGALLLTPGVMTDTVGFLLLVPPVRAAVAGWMKRRLSARLAGGRAFIHGGWEFGPIREKPPDGAPPLEDVEEP; from the coding sequence ATGCTGTGGCGGCTCATGCTGGTGATGACGCTGGTGCCGCTGACCGAGCTGCTTCTGCTGCTCCGTCTCGCGGACCTCTTGGGCTTTGTCCCCACCGTGGTGCTGGTGGTCGGCACGGGCGTCGCCGGAGCGGCGCTGGCTCGGGCGCAGGGCCTGCGCGCGGTCGAGGGGATACGCCGGAAGCTCGAGCAGGGGGAGATGCCGGCCGACGATCTGGTCCACGGCCTTCTTGTGCTGGTGGCCGGCGCGCTGCTGCTGACGCCCGGCGTCATGACGGACACGGTCGGGTTCCTTCTGCTCGTTCCCCCGGTCAGGGCGGCCGTGGCCGGATGGATGAAGCGCCGGCTGTCCGCCCGGCTGGCGGGCGGTCGGGCGTTCATCCATGGGGGGTGGGAGTTCGGACCGATCCGGGAGAAGCCGCCCGACGGCGCGCCGCCCCTTGAGGACGTGGAGGAGCCGTAG
- the hisD gene encoding histidinol dehydrogenase, translated as MAHLHIWRTDDAAFDHRFQSLMRKLSLDEGLRASTQAAGEPVEETVRRILADVRARGDEALIEGIERFDGCRLEPGELRVRPEEIEGAVARSPAALVDALTLAAERIRRFQESILPRVPKPTDDRGRVLSVRYRPVRSAAVYIPGSSASLASSVLMTAVPARVAGVRRIAMATPARPDGTVSDDRLLAAHLAGVHEVYRLGGAYAIGALAYGTASVPAVDFIVGPGNAYVNAAKRQVFGQVGIEMLAGPSEVVIIADASADAECAAADMLAQAEHNPGSAVLLTDRESFAEDTLRAIKAQLAGLPHPDAARRCLSEYGAVIVCRSIDECAEVADRLAPEHLQIMTGDPEAVAEKVCNAAAVFVGLYTPVAVGDYVAGPSHTLPTSRTARFASGLSANDFLRRVAVIRYDRTALEDDAQTIARLARTEGLEGHARSVEVRMLPGREAPPAR; from the coding sequence GTGGCCCACTTGCACATATGGCGCACGGACGACGCCGCGTTCGACCACCGTTTCCAGTCGCTGATGCGTAAGCTCAGTCTGGACGAGGGTTTGCGCGCGTCCACCCAGGCTGCCGGCGAGCCTGTCGAAGAGACCGTGCGGCGCATCCTGGCCGACGTGCGCGCGCGGGGCGACGAGGCCCTGATCGAGGGGATCGAGAGGTTCGACGGCTGCCGGCTGGAGCCGGGCGAACTCCGGGTGCGTCCGGAGGAGATCGAGGGCGCCGTGGCGCGCAGTCCGGCGGCCCTCGTGGATGCGCTGACACTGGCCGCCGAGCGGATTCGGCGTTTCCAGGAATCGATCCTGCCGCGCGTTCCGAAACCGACCGATGACCGGGGCCGGGTGCTTTCGGTGCGCTACCGGCCCGTGAGGTCGGCGGCTGTCTACATCCCCGGGTCTTCGGCGTCCCTGGCGTCCAGCGTGTTGATGACGGCTGTTCCGGCACGCGTGGCCGGAGTGCGGCGCATCGCCATGGCCACGCCCGCGCGCCCGGACGGCACCGTGTCGGACGACCGCCTGCTGGCCGCGCATCTGGCCGGGGTGCACGAGGTCTACCGCCTGGGCGGCGCCTACGCCATCGGGGCGCTGGCGTACGGGACGGCGTCGGTGCCGGCGGTCGACTTCATCGTCGGCCCGGGGAACGCCTACGTGAACGCGGCCAAGCGGCAGGTGTTCGGGCAGGTCGGCATCGAGATGCTGGCGGGACCGAGCGAGGTGGTCATCATCGCCGACGCCTCCGCCGACGCCGAGTGCGCGGCTGCGGACATGCTGGCCCAGGCCGAGCACAACCCGGGTTCGGCCGTGCTGCTGACCGACCGGGAGTCGTTCGCCGAGGACACCCTGCGCGCCATCAAGGCGCAGTTGGCCGGCCTGCCGCATCCCGACGCGGCCCGCCGCTGTCTGAGCGAATACGGGGCCGTCATCGTGTGCAGGTCGATCGACGAATGTGCGGAGGTCGCCGACCGGCTGGCGCCCGAACACCTGCAGATCATGACGGGCGACCCGGAGGCCGTGGCGGAGAAGGTCTGCAACGCGGCCGCCGTCTTCGTCGGACTGTACACGCCCGTCGCCGTCGGCGACTACGTGGCCGGGCCATCGCACACGCTGCCGACGAGCCGGACGGCCCGGTTTGCCAGCGGCCTGAGCGCCAACGACTTCCTGCGGCGGGTCGCCGTGATCCGCTACGACCGAACCGCCCTGGAGGACGACGCACAGACCATCGCCCGGCTGGCCCGTACCGAGGGGCTCGAGGGGCACGCGCGGTCGGTCGAAGTGCGCATGCTGCCGGGGCGCGAGGCCCCCCCCGCCCGCTGA
- a CDS encoding twin-arginine translocase TatA/TatE family subunit, producing MVAFIGGVGHWEVLVVLVVALLLFGSRLPSVMRSLGKSVSSFKQGLREVEDDLDTAGGPDTPALPSEKPRHPAG from the coding sequence ATGGTTGCGTTCATCGGGGGCGTGGGACACTGGGAGGTGCTGGTGGTCCTCGTGGTCGCCCTGCTGCTGTTCGGGTCGCGCCTGCCCTCCGTGATGCGGTCCCTGGGCAAGAGCGTCTCGTCCTTCAAGCAGGGCCTGCGTGAGGTCGAGGACGATCTGGACACCGCCGGCGGCCCCGACACCCCCGCCCTGCCGTCCGAGAAGCCCCGGCACCCGGCCGGCTGA
- a CDS encoding DUF814 domain-containing protein: MVMSLSTAELAAVVRNLKPLLEGGRIERMDQPEADRLVLYVRKGPALYWVLLCTHPQFARLHLLTNRPPRSKPASGFCSILRDHATTAELNVLRRAPGDRIVVVEFTGRDRLMQPRPMRLIAEMFAPGGNFVLTDEADRILAVNRRVDSPRRRLVPGAVYELPEPPPKSERDAENRFDGLADAGDAPALSRAVQSLYATLEARERLEGLRAGLSKALRAAAKSARRKAAGIGRALDEARNADAIRRQGELLKIALPNVPPRRDRIEVDDVFDPALPKVVVELNPALSPEENIEWLFRRYKKARAGADRLAERAREAEERLGAVERLAKDAADARTEAELAVLQDAVERLGVPTGPRSAARPRPAEAAPRGPRTFRSEDGSEILVARSRRENEHLTLSIARGNDYWLHLADWPGPHVIVRAPRGEVSEPALLDAAHLAVHFSRLRGADQADVLYTQCKHVRRLKGGSPGRVSLARARTLRVRIDPERLERLLRPAPAGQRRGGPGGGRAARP, from the coding sequence ATGGTCATGAGCCTCTCCACCGCAGAACTCGCCGCCGTTGTCCGCAATCTGAAACCGCTCCTGGAGGGCGGACGGATCGAGCGGATGGACCAGCCCGAAGCGGACCGCCTGGTGCTCTACGTGCGCAAGGGGCCCGCCCTGTACTGGGTGCTCCTGTGCACGCATCCGCAGTTCGCCCGGCTGCACCTGCTCACGAACCGGCCGCCCCGCAGCAAGCCGGCCTCCGGGTTCTGCTCGATCCTGAGGGATCACGCCACGACGGCGGAACTGAACGTCCTGCGCCGGGCGCCCGGAGACCGGATCGTCGTCGTCGAGTTCACCGGCCGTGACCGGCTGATGCAGCCCCGCCCCATGCGGTTGATCGCCGAGATGTTCGCCCCGGGCGGCAACTTCGTGCTGACGGACGAGGCCGACAGGATCCTGGCCGTCAACCGCCGCGTCGACTCGCCCCGGCGCCGGCTGGTGCCCGGGGCCGTCTACGAACTCCCGGAACCGCCCCCGAAGAGCGAACGGGACGCGGAGAACCGCTTCGATGGGCTGGCCGACGCCGGGGATGCGCCGGCGCTGAGCCGCGCGGTTCAGAGCCTCTACGCGACGCTCGAGGCCCGGGAGCGCCTCGAAGGACTGCGGGCCGGCCTGTCGAAGGCGCTGCGGGCGGCCGCGAAGTCCGCACGGCGCAAGGCGGCCGGCATCGGCCGGGCGCTGGACGAAGCGAGGAACGCGGACGCCATCCGGCGGCAGGGGGAACTGCTCAAGATCGCCCTGCCGAACGTGCCGCCGCGCCGCGACCGGATCGAGGTGGACGACGTCTTCGACCCGGCGCTGCCGAAGGTCGTCGTCGAGCTGAACCCCGCGCTCTCGCCCGAAGAGAACATCGAGTGGCTGTTCCGACGCTACAAGAAGGCCCGGGCAGGGGCCGACCGGCTGGCCGAGCGGGCACGGGAGGCCGAGGAACGGCTCGGCGCCGTCGAACGGCTGGCGAAGGACGCCGCCGACGCCCGCACGGAGGCGGAGTTGGCCGTGCTCCAGGACGCGGTTGAGCGGCTGGGAGTGCCGACCGGCCCGCGCTCCGCCGCCCGGCCCCGGCCCGCAGAGGCCGCGCCCCGGGGACCGCGCACGTTCCGCTCAGAGGACGGCTCTGAGATCCTGGTGGCCCGCAGCCGCAGGGAAAACGAGCACCTCACGCTCAGCATCGCCCGGGGCAACGACTACTGGCTGCACCTGGCCGACTGGCCCGGGCCGCACGTCATCGTACGGGCGCCCAGGGGGGAGGTCAGCGAGCCTGCGCTGCTGGACGCCGCCCATCTGGCCGTTCACTTCAGCAGGCTGCGCGGGGCCGACCAGGCCGACGTGCTCTACACGCAGTGCAAGCACGTGCGGCGCCTCAAGGGCGGCAGCCCGGGCCGCGTGAGCCTTGCGCGCGCCCGCACGCTGCGCGTGCGCATCGACCCCGAACGCCTGGAGCGCCTGCTCAGGCCCGCGCCCGCCGGGCAGCGCCGGGGCGGGCCGGGCGGCGGCCGTGCCGCGCGACCTTGA
- a CDS encoding NTP transferase domain-containing protein produces MYSEFCSITLAAGWGSRMPADSPPKPCCKVGPVSVIENALRTFEDAGIHRHVVVVGYRAEEIMAEVCRRRPDVLFAFQPERRGTGDAVRCAMDLLNAASRPGHVLICAGDKVVEARAIRGMLEEYLASEHDLCVLAGPSEHYGYTGRLIVRDGGVQAVIEQADVQVRRLAAALQEMAPQERPQTVGEFLALSAGYIRRKAGPGKYLPALAGLVARPADTPLPWDAVQAAIAGLTDGFHMRSGRIELREAVEAHLCNLSVYAGRFDLLCRKVRDLRTNNVQRELYFTDVLDMMAADGHRVGLFRIDDPAEVMAFNTPAELEEVRLVHAVRTQKHVRYPAAEQWLNYLAWHGPAGPATTAMAGLAARAGRDRAAILVRSPGRINLLGRHVDHQGGRCNLMAINREVVIAAAPRDDDRINLWNADPGAYPDCSFAFGEMAADMAWEDWLRTLGTQHLRRMASGRGADWGHLVQGAAFRLQHRFRGRRLRGMDAFVCGEIPVAAGLSSSSALVVAAAEALAELNALNVHAREFVDLCGEGEWFVGTHGGSGDHAAIKLARSREVMAVSFFPFDVVGHHRFPHDCVLLVCHSGLPSDLGPEARTRLKARVACCHIAREIVRESRPALADRIEHLRDLNPERLDLSLPGLYALVKDIPCTMDARAIEALAGRRAAVRTAVEALDLRNGQFPVRDAALFIVSECARARMAADLLDRADAAALGQAMNVSHDGERVAAAPIRATDRYLDGLIARSARPESLVEAGVALWQQPGGYGCSTPQIDRMVDCARTQPGVLGAQLAGAGLGGCVMVLLKREAVEPTQQALAEGYYEPNGLEPRTFVCEPSGGSQVLTTVEAPPAAP; encoded by the coding sequence ATGTACTCCGAGTTCTGTTCCATTACGCTGGCGGCCGGCTGGGGCAGTCGCATGCCGGCCGATTCCCCGCCCAAGCCGTGCTGCAAGGTCGGGCCGGTCTCGGTCATCGAGAACGCCCTGCGGACCTTCGAGGATGCGGGCATCCATCGCCACGTGGTCGTCGTCGGCTATCGGGCCGAGGAGATCATGGCGGAGGTCTGCCGGCGCCGGCCGGACGTCCTGTTCGCCTTCCAGCCCGAACGACGCGGCACCGGCGACGCCGTCCGGTGCGCCATGGACCTGCTGAACGCGGCGTCCCGGCCCGGGCACGTGCTGATCTGTGCGGGCGACAAGGTCGTCGAGGCCCGGGCCATCCGCGGGATGCTGGAGGAGTACCTGGCGTCCGAGCACGACCTGTGCGTCCTGGCCGGTCCGTCCGAGCACTACGGCTACACCGGGCGCCTGATCGTGCGGGACGGCGGCGTGCAGGCCGTGATCGAACAGGCCGACGTGCAGGTCCGCCGCCTGGCCGCCGCCCTGCAGGAGATGGCGCCGCAGGAGCGTCCGCAGACGGTGGGCGAGTTCCTGGCCCTGTCCGCCGGCTACATCCGGCGCAAGGCGGGGCCGGGCAAGTACCTGCCCGCGCTGGCCGGGCTGGTGGCCCGGCCGGCGGACACGCCGCTGCCCTGGGACGCCGTGCAGGCGGCCATCGCGGGGCTGACGGACGGCTTCCACATGCGGAGCGGCCGCATCGAGCTGCGGGAGGCCGTCGAGGCCCACCTCTGCAACTTGAGCGTCTACGCGGGCCGCTTCGACCTCCTGTGCCGCAAGGTGCGCGACCTGCGCACGAACAACGTGCAGCGGGAGCTGTACTTCACGGACGTGCTGGACATGATGGCGGCCGACGGACACCGGGTGGGCCTGTTCCGCATCGACGACCCGGCCGAGGTGATGGCCTTCAACACGCCGGCGGAACTGGAGGAGGTGCGGCTCGTGCACGCCGTGCGCACGCAGAAGCACGTGCGCTACCCGGCCGCCGAGCAGTGGCTGAACTACCTGGCCTGGCACGGCCCGGCCGGCCCGGCGACGACCGCAATGGCGGGGCTGGCCGCGCGCGCCGGACGCGACCGCGCCGCCATCCTGGTCCGTTCCCCCGGACGCATCAACCTGCTGGGCCGGCACGTGGACCACCAGGGCGGCCGCTGCAACCTGATGGCCATCAACCGCGAGGTGGTCATCGCGGCCGCCCCGCGGGACGACGATCGCATCAACCTCTGGAACGCCGATCCCGGGGCCTATCCCGACTGCAGCTTCGCCTTCGGCGAGATGGCCGCCGACATGGCCTGGGAGGACTGGCTGCGGACGCTCGGCACGCAGCATCTGCGCCGCATGGCGTCCGGACGCGGGGCCGACTGGGGGCACCTGGTCCAGGGCGCCGCGTTCCGGCTGCAGCATCGGTTCCGGGGGCGGCGCCTCAGGGGTATGGACGCCTTCGTGTGCGGCGAGATCCCCGTCGCGGCGGGGCTCAGCTCGTCCTCGGCGCTCGTCGTGGCGGCCGCCGAGGCGCTGGCCGAGCTGAACGCCCTGAACGTGCACGCGCGCGAGTTCGTGGACCTGTGCGGCGAAGGGGAGTGGTTCGTCGGCACGCACGGGGGCAGCGGCGACCACGCCGCCATCAAACTCGCCCGCAGCAGGGAGGTCATGGCGGTCTCCTTCTTCCCCTTCGACGTGGTCGGCCACCACCGGTTCCCGCACGACTGCGTCCTGCTCGTCTGCCACTCCGGGCTGCCCTCCGACCTCGGCCCGGAGGCCCGCACCCGCCTGAAGGCGCGGGTGGCCTGCTGCCACATCGCGCGCGAGATCGTGCGCGAGAGCCGGCCGGCGCTCGCCGACCGCATCGAGCACCTGCGCGACCTGAATCCCGAGCGCCTGGACCTGTCGCTGCCCGGCCTCTACGCCCTGGTCAAGGACATCCCGTGCACAATGGATGCACGTGCAATCGAGGCGCTGGCCGGACGGCGGGCGGCCGTCAGGACGGCCGTTGAGGCGCTGGACCTCCGGAACGGGCAGTTCCCCGTGCGCGACGCGGCCCTGTTCATCGTCTCCGAATGCGCGCGCGCACGCATGGCCGCCGACCTGCTGGACCGCGCGGACGCGGCCGCCCTGGGGCAGGCGATGAACGTCTCGCACGACGGCGAACGCGTCGCCGCCGCGCCCATCCGGGCCACCGACCGCTACCTGGACGGGCTCATCGCGCGCTCCGCGCGCCCCGAGTCCCTGGTCGAGGCAGGCGTGGCGCTCTGGCAGCAGCCGGGCGGCTACGGCTGCAGCACGCCGCAGATCGACCGGATGGTCGACTGCGCGCGCACGCAGCCCGGGGTCCTCGGCGCGCAACTGGCCGGGGCGGGGCTGGGCGGATGCGTCATGGTGCTGCTGAAGCGGGAGGCCGTCGAGCCGACGCAGCAGGCACTGGCGGAGGGGTACTACGAGCCGAACGGCCTGGAGCCACGCACCTTCGTGTGCGAACCGTCGGGGGGAAGCCAGGTCCTCACGACCGTCGAGGCCCCGCCGGCGGCGCCTTGA
- the rph gene encoding ribonuclease PH, translating to MPDEMRAMTIERGYTCHAEGSVLIHVGQTRVLCTAMVEDRVPPHCIGKGRGWVTAEYCLLPSSVPERRSLQRPVGGRTHEIQRLIGRALRGAVDLHRIGGRTIWIDCNVIQADGGTRTASITGGFVALVDALWSLKERGAFESIPLTQGIAAVSVGVVEGQPVVDLCADEDRAASVDMNVVMTHDGRFVEVQGTAEGLAFSRDEHDAMLTLAQDAIARIRGLQAEALGERLVL from the coding sequence ATGCCGGACGAAATGCGGGCAATGACCATCGAGCGGGGCTACACGTGCCACGCGGAGGGCTCGGTCCTGATTCACGTCGGCCAGACGCGCGTGCTCTGCACGGCGATGGTCGAGGACCGCGTGCCGCCGCACTGCATCGGCAAGGGGAGGGGCTGGGTGACGGCCGAGTACTGCCTGCTGCCCAGCTCCGTCCCCGAGCGGCGCAGTCTGCAGCGCCCGGTGGGCGGCCGGACCCACGAAATCCAGCGCCTGATCGGCCGGGCGCTCCGCGGCGCCGTGGACCTGCACCGCATCGGCGGACGCACGATCTGGATCGACTGCAACGTGATCCAGGCCGATGGCGGCACGCGCACGGCGTCGATCACCGGCGGCTTCGTGGCCCTGGTCGATGCCCTCTGGAGCCTGAAGGAGCGCGGGGCCTTCGAGAGCATCCCCCTGACGCAGGGAATCGCGGCCGTGAGCGTCGGCGTCGTGGAAGGGCAGCCCGTCGTCGACCTGTGTGCGGACGAGGACCGGGCCGCCTCGGTGGACATGAACGTGGTCATGACGCACGACGGCCGGTTCGTCGAGGTGCAGGGCACGGCCGAGGGGCTCGCCTTCAGCCGAGACGAGCACGACGCGATGCTGACCCTGGCGCAGGACGCAATCGCGCGCATCCGGGGCCTGCAGGCGGAGGCCCTGGGCGAACGGCTCGTCCTCTGA
- a CDS encoding methyltransferase domain-containing protein has product MHETAGTPVWRPAFVVSGRTARRIARAPDGPLEASLDLGRTRSTVRIEADSATLPDGRTVDRAALAEAVSDGEDCIELTPAAPRKVYAYSRERCCYYKLFQPFEDRPPTIVINGATMHAIVGKDPWQDAAAKVGQVVAPRRGGRCLDTCCGLGYTAQLLVQTGFRPVVSCEVDPNVLAVAAVNPWSEGLWSEGIEVAPRDLRDIVADAPDARFACIFHDPPTVHQAGDLYAEELYRAFARVLAPGGVLYHYVGEPGRRVGRDYARGVIRRLQAAGFADVRRAVAGVLARKTR; this is encoded by the coding sequence ATGCATGAGACGGCGGGAACCCCCGTGTGGAGGCCGGCGTTCGTGGTCTCCGGCCGGACGGCCCGGCGCATCGCCCGGGCCCCGGACGGCCCCCTGGAGGCCAGCCTGGACCTGGGCCGAACGCGCTCGACCGTGCGGATCGAGGCGGACTCGGCCACGCTTCCGGACGGCCGCACGGTGGACAGGGCGGCACTTGCCGAGGCCGTCTCCGACGGCGAGGACTGCATCGAGCTGACCCCCGCGGCCCCGCGGAAGGTCTACGCCTACAGCCGGGAACGTTGCTGCTACTACAAACTGTTCCAGCCGTTCGAGGACCGCCCGCCGACCATCGTCATCAACGGCGCCACGATGCACGCCATCGTGGGAAAGGACCCGTGGCAGGACGCGGCGGCGAAGGTCGGGCAGGTGGTTGCGCCCCGGCGCGGCGGGCGCTGCCTGGACACCTGCTGCGGGCTCGGCTACACGGCCCAGTTGCTCGTGCAGACCGGCTTCCGGCCCGTCGTCTCCTGCGAGGTCGATCCGAACGTGCTCGCGGTCGCCGCCGTGAACCCCTGGTCCGAGGGGCTCTGGTCCGAGGGGATCGAAGTCGCGCCGAGGGACCTGCGCGACATCGTGGCCGACGCGCCGGACGCCCGCTTCGCGTGCATCTTCCACGACCCGCCCACGGTGCACCAGGCCGGGGACCTGTACGCGGAGGAACTCTACCGCGCATTCGCGAGGGTCCTGGCGCCGGGCGGCGTCCTCTACCACTACGTGGGCGAGCCCGGACGGCGGGTGGGCCGCGACTACGCGCGCGGGGTGATCCGCCGCCTGCAGGCCGCAGGCTTCGCGGACGTGCGGCGGGCGGTGGCGGGCGTGCTCGCGCGCAAGACGAGATAG
- a CDS encoding Rrf2 family transcriptional regulator, whose translation MQSYDAKTRYALLAALDLAALHAQDQPARLRDIARRTGAPSNYLVHVLLALKRRALVRSTRGPAGGYALMRPPALISVAEVVAAVESRRRTRAPAAGAGYAPLIDEVFAQAERQAHDFLVRVTLADLVDRLPGPP comes from the coding sequence ATGCAGAGCTACGACGCCAAGACCCGCTACGCGCTGCTGGCCGCGCTGGACCTGGCGGCCCTCCACGCGCAGGACCAGCCCGCCAGGCTGCGCGACATCGCCAGGCGCACCGGCGCCCCGTCCAACTACCTCGTGCACGTGCTCCTGGCGCTCAAGCGACGCGCCCTGGTGAGGAGCACGCGCGGCCCGGCCGGCGGCTACGCGCTCATGCGCCCCCCCGCCCTGATCAGCGTCGCCGAGGTCGTCGCCGCCGTGGAGTCCCGTCGGCGCACCCGGGCGCCGGCTGCCGGCGCCGGCTACGCGCCGCTGATCGACGAGGTCTTCGCGCAGGCCGAACGGCAGGCGCATGACTTCCTGGTCCGCGTGACGCTGGCCGACCTCGTGGACCGGCTCCCGGGCCCGCCGTAG
- the ugpC gene encoding sn-glycerol-3-phosphate ABC transporter ATP-binding protein UgpC has product MAEVKFENVCKVYDGGVKAVNDVNLTVEDGSLLVLVGPSGCGKSTTLRMVAGLEDITSGRVSIGGQVVNNVLPKDRDIAMVFQNYALYPHMTVYNNMAFGLRLRGYATDEIDRRVRHAAELLEIDALLKRRPRELSGGQAQRVAVGRAIVRQPKVFLFDEPLSNLDAKLRVQMRVEIARLHERLGATMIYVTHDQVEAMTLGSRVAVMRDGYVLQVDAPLGLYDHPVNRFVGGFIGSPPMNFIDGTIERREGGLAFASDDVTLTLTDELASCVQGCIGKAVSLGIRPEDLHDSALFTEGPPENVADLHVEVVEPLGAETLVYLRGRTQKHDIVAKVDPRSRMRVNDQARIAFDLRKAHIFDGQSEDSLTRRVPVAPAAS; this is encoded by the coding sequence ATGGCGGAAGTGAAGTTCGAGAACGTATGCAAGGTCTATGACGGCGGCGTCAAGGCCGTCAACGACGTGAACCTGACCGTCGAGGACGGCAGCCTCCTTGTGCTGGTCGGCCCGTCCGGATGCGGCAAGTCCACCACGTTGCGCATGGTCGCCGGCCTGGAAGACATCACCTCCGGGCGCGTCTCCATCGGCGGGCAGGTCGTCAACAACGTGCTGCCCAAGGACCGCGACATCGCGATGGTCTTCCAGAACTACGCCCTCTACCCCCACATGACCGTCTACAACAACATGGCCTTTGGCCTGAGGCTGCGCGGATACGCGACCGACGAGATCGACCGGCGCGTGCGGCACGCGGCCGAGCTGCTCGAGATCGACGCCCTGCTGAAACGCCGCCCCCGCGAGCTGTCCGGCGGCCAGGCCCAGCGCGTGGCCGTCGGGCGCGCCATCGTCCGCCAGCCCAAGGTGTTCCTGTTCGACGAGCCCCTGAGCAACCTGGACGCCAAGCTGCGCGTGCAGATGCGCGTCGAGATCGCGCGTCTGCACGAACGCCTCGGCGCCACCATGATCTACGTCACGCACGACCAGGTGGAGGCCATGACGCTCGGCTCGCGCGTCGCCGTGATGCGCGACGGGTACGTGCTCCAGGTCGACGCCCCCCTGGGGCTCTACGACCATCCGGTCAACAGGTTCGTCGGCGGCTTCATCGGAAGCCCCCCCATGAACTTCATCGACGGCACGATCGAGCGGCGCGAGGGCGGGCTGGCCTTCGCCTCCGACGACGTGACGCTCACGCTGACCGACGAACTGGCCTCGTGCGTGCAGGGCTGCATCGGCAAGGCCGTGTCCCTGGGCATCCGTCCCGAGGACCTGCACGACAGTGCGCTGTTCACCGAAGGGCCGCCGGAGAACGTTGCGGACCTCCACGTGGAGGTCGTCGAGCCGCTCGGCGCCGAGACCCTGGTCTACCTGCGCGGGCGCACACAGAAGCACGACATCGTCGCCAAGGTCGACCCCCGAAGCAGGATGCGCGTCAACGACCAGGCCCGCATCGCGTTCGACCTGCGCAAGGCCCACATCTTCGACGGTCAGAGCGAGGACTCCCTGACCCGACGCGTCCCGGTCGCTCCGGCCGCCTCCTGA
- a CDS encoding carbohydrate ABC transporter permease gives MSRMSEGPGARFLKHAYLWVMLALVFMPFYVMLVVSFKSNAQFYNQTWLPTWPLHFGNWVVGWNTVGVHIANSVFLAVTTTVLTLAVAIIAAYVFGRYKVPLGDLFWMALLLLMLMPGVANLIPLFNLMKRLNMLNSLIGLSIVSAAGGQVLCLYVLRNFIEDMPKEFFECARIDGASHFQQVMHVVVPQCGGIISTLAILNFVSTWNSFILPLITLRDPELLPLAVGLYHLQGAYVKEWGPLMAAYFISAIPLVVLFAFTMRFFIRGVGEGAIKG, from the coding sequence ATGAGCAGAATGTCCGAGGGGCCGGGTGCGCGCTTCCTGAAGCACGCCTATCTGTGGGTGATGCTGGCCCTCGTGTTCATGCCCTTCTACGTCATGCTGGTCGTGAGCTTCAAGAGCAACGCGCAGTTCTACAACCAAACCTGGCTCCCCACCTGGCCCCTCCACTTCGGCAACTGGGTGGTGGGCTGGAACACCGTCGGCGTGCACATCGCCAACAGCGTGTTCCTGGCCGTCACGACGACCGTGCTGACGCTTGCCGTCGCGATCATCGCCGCCTATGTCTTCGGCCGCTACAAGGTGCCGCTCGGGGACCTGTTCTGGATGGCCCTGCTGCTCCTGATGCTGATGCCGGGCGTGGCCAACCTGATCCCGCTGTTCAACCTCATGAAGCGGCTGAACATGCTCAACTCGCTGATCGGCCTGTCGATCGTCTCGGCCGCCGGCGGCCAGGTGCTCTGCCTGTACGTGTTGCGGAACTTCATCGAGGACATGCCGAAGGAGTTCTTCGAGTGCGCGCGCATCGACGGCGCCTCTCACTTCCAGCAGGTCATGCACGTCGTGGTCCCCCAGTGCGGCGGCATCATCTCCACGCTGGCAATCCTGAACTTCGTCAGCACGTGGAACTCCTTCATCCTGCCCCTGATCACCCTGCGCGACCCGGAACTGCTGCCCCTGGCTGTGGGCCTCTACCACCTCCAGGGCGCCTACGTGAAGGAATGGGGCCCCCTGATGGCGGCCTACTTTATTTCCGCCATCCCGCTGGTCGTGCTGTTCGCGTTCACCATGCGCTTCTTCATACGCGGCGTCGGCGAAGGCGCCATCAAAGGTTGA